ACAAGTTCCATGGCCAATCCGGGCTTTCATTTTCTCACCGAAAATGAGGGATATCGTTAATTGCGACTTTTGATATCGCTCGTGAGATtgtaattaagtttaattactATCTACACGTTACatataattacgttttataattgtaattaagcGCAATTACGATTCTGTTAAAGTCTGCTCGAAGTTAAATGAGAAGTACGAcgttgttatttatttgtttcccTGAGACCCAGTTTCCAAAGTTCCATCCTTTTTTAGTCGCTTAAACTCGAAAATTACATCGTTTTCACTAAAAgaagattgaaaaatattgaaaaacgtTAATGCTTCTCTTTCTTACGCTTGTAGAGGATAAAATGTGATAATGGAGAATTCTGATGGTTATGATTCTTCTAAAGTGTTGATTTTATTCTGTCGCAGGTGGCGGAAGATCCTCAGGCTCTGCTCAAGTGTCTGAGAGATGTGTCCTTGAGCGAATTGGTGTCTGTGCCTGTTAAAGGGCTCGAGTTCGCGCCGGCCTTTGGCCCCAGTATAGACGGCGTCGTAATCGATCCTGGCGATCCGGAGGATCAGGACTACACCCTGCAAGTCGACACGATCAATACGCTCAACAACATCCTTCTGAGGAAGGATGTCGTGGCAAAACTGTCGAGGTATCGTAGCTCCTCTTTTTGTTTCAATCGTTATAACTAGCGAAATCGAGCACCGAGGCAAGAGAAAATAAATAGCGCGAGAAACAATACCAGAGTTCTGCAGAAACATCACGAAGAAAGATAAAATCGCATTTTACAACATCAAGAataactcttttatttcccgttgGAAAAGACGACAAGCTCGCGTAAACAAGACTGTAAACGTCGAAAAATTTTAGTATTCAAAGTGCTAATGGAAGATTCTAAGTATTTAAGAATCCTTCCACAAATTCAAATGTAGATAGAATTGaaccttttatatttatattgtaattaattttgtaaaattttcaataattctaATGAATATTGCATAATACGTGGCATCAGAATTCCACGTAGACCCAAAGGCGATCAAGATTCGCaagattgttaaaaaaagacTTCTCAGGGAATTTTTCATACTTAAAACTTTCATACATAAACCCGTAAATATTTAGTACGTAGCGAACACGTTAATTTATTTCGTAAaactttttatctctttttaaacGGTTTGATGAAAAACTCTTTTCCGTAGGTACGATTTGATGGTGGGTGTTGTTCGCTCCGAGGCGTATTTTTCGTTAACCGCCGACGATGCTCAGTACGGGATCGAAGCCGACAGAAGGACGAAGATCCTGCGCGAATTCGTGCGGAATACGTACACGTATCACCAACCAGAGATCCTAGCAACCATAATAAACGAGTATACGGATTGGGAGCGACCTGTGCAACATCCCGTCAATATTAGGTAAATTCTGaggaaatttaattgaaaataaatttcaaagcaatattattgtaaaatatatcaagCAATTGACaacattattgtatttattttaattatcgtttcgcatatctatttaaattaattttcaactattattcattttattgaTGGCAAATAAATCAATCGCAATATTTAGTCGTACATTAATTACACTtctttaactataattatttgttccattataaataaatattagtttatagtatgtatttattaaataataaaacaaatacacacatacatacgttGCGAGCAAAATGTTTGAAAAGGATTGCAATCTTTATGCATttcataaaaagtaaaatgttaaaaaatgtttacaaaattttttaaaaatatctataaatttatgaaaaacattAATCAACTTTTTCTCTTGTTCTATaagtttttcagttttttagttttttttaaagcttaaaaaacattttataaaaaatgagttcctacaaaaaaaattgatattaaaagatCACcgtaccaattaaaaaaaaaaaaaaaaaaaaaaaaagcgtcgAAAgtctactttaaaatatttttatattaaattttattcgatatttCATCATGTTACAACgcttcaaaaataaaacaaagtaattgaaaaaatcaattttcgattttacgtaattattgaaacaaaatgTAAAGGCTGGATTAAAACACAGATTTAAAGCTTTGCTCTTTGAAATAGTGTTTGAAAacttttctacaattttttttcatcgagATGTTTAAGTTTTCGTGAAAAAATACAAGGATTTTCAAATTTTCGGGCCGCAATCTGTATGtagataaatgtaattttaaattgcacAGAATTTCTATCAATTACACTTTATTCgtgtttgttttattattaatttctaaatttatttttagtcaaagtttggcaaaaatttgccaagtatatttataaaaagaattctaCAAGAAAACTACAAAAAGAATTCATACATCTTTTTCAGAGACGAGACTCTAGAAGCCCTGGGGGACGCGAATACGGTTGCTCCGGCGACGAGAACCGCGGATCTTCACAGCCAATCCCATAGGAACTCCTATCTATATGTCTTCGACTATCAAACAAAATTCGGAGACTATCCTCAGGTTTGTTATcagaatatactttttatcgCGCAAGATGGAATGAAAAAGAATTGGAGAAATCTGGATGTTAAAAAATCTAGAAAGATTTAAATTCTAGttatttctgtgatattatatatacttttaatattattctgtttattttctaaattaatgaaCTTTGATAATAAATCTAATGTGCAATAAATTTTGCTTGTTTTTATAgagtttaaatatatatagcaAGCTCAATAATACATATgcacattaaaaaattctatgaaTAAAAAGTGGagcagtaaaaataaattcggtttatttatatgtaaaatctcgtttgtatttttcacataatttatttactaaagCCGGTTGCAACGCTTACATACGGGAGAGAAGTTGAGATTCACCGGAAATGCGACAACATGGCGGCGACTCTTACTCATATCTGATTTCAGAAACTTACGATGGGCGTACGGCCCCTTTCCTCCCTTATCCTCCCTCTTCCTTTACCTGCTCCtagtttcgaactttgaatgaATTTCAGTGGCGCGATTATTAATGCCACATATATCAGCAATATCCACTCTCCTCGCTTCCGGGTGTCTAACAAGAAACGGATGTGCAGAAGGAAATCCGGAAATTGCATCGATAAGATTAGTTATTACCGTTAcgcaaaatttcgaaatattatttcaagatACACTGGCGTAGATCCTTGATGCATTTACGTCAGGGATGCTCcgcgttttaattaataatcacaCCCCCCCCCCCACACGCGGAATAAACAAATATGCAATGTGTATAAACAACACAGGAAGAGAGAATTAAAGAATTAGCAGATCCTGGAGGAAAATAATAAtcctcttttaaaaaattctcttcgACTTTTCGCGAAAGGTTAAAATTCGCTGAATAAATTATCACCTTCATATTTATCCTCCCCGTAAATTCGAAAAACAACGGCGAAGAAGTGGAATTTTAAAGAAGCCCGAACGATGGAaggaaggaggaggaagaagaggaggaggaggaggaagaggaggaggaggatttGAAATTCCACGTTCGCCTCGCACCTGCAGCTTCCGCGCACTTTTTCCTTCTCACCCCATACCGTCATTTCTGCCGGCACCTTTATGCCTTACACCCGGTGCACTTTGCATACGAATATCGTCTGGCACCTCGACCTGGCGATCACCGTTGCCGTCACCGGCGAAATGAAAGTGCATTAAACGTTCAACGCGCCCCCCTCGATCCCCTTCCCGTTTCGCGCCGCGAAGCCAACGAAGAATAAGGATCGCGCGTAAACGCTGCAACGAACTTATTGCGTCTGCACGACTGCATCTAGAAAAACGTTTCGGTTGCATTCGCGAAACGTTCGCCTTGCAAGGATATAACGCTAACTGGATATTTCATATTCTTGTGCCGTCAAGTGAAACATATAACTCGACACTGAgacatttttaatgtatttgatATTTCAAGCAAGCCTATTTTCATATTCCGCTCAACTAAACGCTAATCACTAATTGTAAAATGAGTTACAACATGTTGATATACATGTTAATTCATCGGAACAACCGTGATCAAAAGAGTAATTATTTCTCGTTTAATGAATGATAATTTAATCGTAACTTAATTACCGCTATTATTCATTAAGCATTCCAACAGTTTATTCTCTAATTGTTAACATCAACCATCAATTTAGTAACTCAATAATCATTATTGGATCATATTTCATTCTTGGATTTTGAATTGAAGCATAAAAAGCGCTTCAAAAGTCGGATAGAGGCAAAAATGCGATTCCGCTATTTCTCGCggataattcaaatttttcgaGGACGCGAACTCGTGCTTGTTAAAATGGTGGGCAAACTCGAAGTTTGCGGAATAGGCCGaggtatttttacaatttcaacgAGAAATCGTGGATGCTTCTGGAACCCCGGCAGATTCCACGAGAGCTTTCGTATGATCGAGCGTAAAAGAGGATTCTCCGATCTCGGAAAAATTCTTCTGAATTCCGCGGTTACCTCGTCCTTCGCCGTTCCTTTCATCCCTCTCTCTGACCGCACGATTGAACCATTAATACCAAAATCAAAGTCACTTCGAGTcgactaatttttttatctgtggTCTTGAACCAAAAACaactagagagaaagagagattgaaTTTATTGTTTCGTATGTAATTTTAAACATGCGTTTATTTTTTACCATGCATcgtgttaattattatttcagagGCCAGGATGCATCCACGGGGAGGAGCTGCCATATTTTTTCGGAGCGCCCCTGGTCGGAGGTTTGTCCCATTGGCCGAAAAACTATACTAGGGCCGAGATAGCGCTCTCCGAGAGCGTGATACTCTATCTGACAAACTTTGCACGCACCGGGTAAGTTGTCAGAgaggaaatcattttttgcaagGTGCTCGTAAAATGAAAGATTTAAATTGCTATTAACGATCCTCTCTTTAACAGGAATCCGAACGAGGGCACTCCTGATCCTGGGCCTCTCAGTTCCAGACCAGAAAGgaccaagtttaaaaatatcgaCTGGACCGCTTATGAGGCCGTCCACAAAAAATATCTTAGCATAGGTGAGCCTCTATGACGTTTCTCTTtcgagaatataatatttttctctgaaatatttctttaatataaaaaaaattaattttcgcgATCGTTTGGCAGTATACTGTTGATTTTGTCGCTCATTCGACTCTCttttattcttatgtaaaaaaaaaaattgtttgacatattaatataaaaaaattaatttttttatattaaatttctttttaattaatttactcttttttaatataagacgcaatattgaaaatttttgtttcataacatgaaaattattataataatataattaaactgaATTACTCATTGACTTTCATAGAGCTCAAATCGAAACTGAAGAACCACTACAGGGCCCATCGCCTTTCTTTTTGGCTAAATTTGGTGCCTGATCTTCACAAACCCGGCTCGGACGACGTTCCTAGATCGCATCATCTTCTCGACGCCGAGCaggtattaaaatattgttataaaaacaattgttagtTAATTATGTTACCAAAATCGAAATAAGTCGATTCAGTTACATTAGACTGTAAAAGAGAATCTTGTTCTTCAGGTGCCACCCAGATTCATTCAGAGGGTACCAACGACCGCGAGAACGACCACCTTGGAGGTAACTTCCATTGAGAAATCCTCGACTAACGTGTCAACGGCCATGCCTAGCGACATCACCTTCGAGGATACCACGGCGTTACCTGAAGATGGCTTCGCGGCGTATTCCACCGCCCTGAGCGTGACAATCGCGATCGGTTGCAGCCTGCTGATCCTAAACGTACTCATTTTCGCCGGGGTGTATTATCAGCGCGACAAGAGCAACCATCAGCATCACGGCTGCTCGAAGAAGCGCCAGGAGAACGGCCAGATGCCGAACAACATTTGCGGCGAACTGGAGACCAAGACCGCCGAAAGACATCACATCCAGCACATACCACCGCCGGAGTTCGCTGACCTCCAGAACAATACCTGTCACGTGCCTATGCCGCCCCCGCCACCGAAGAATACGAAGCCCGGCAAGCCTGGCCAGAATCTCATCATCAGTCCGAATCAGCTCCAGCAGGAGAGTTTGGCTATGACCGGTACCGGGACCTTGAAGAAGGGACACAATCACCCTCAAGTCATGGAGGAGCTAAGGGTCTGACTCTAGGAGACCGCGCGGCCAAACAACTAACATGGCCGCGAGGAAATTAGGATCCTGAAACAAGCAAGCGTCAGAGAATCACTGCGAAATGGAGCTCTCCATTATCAGTCTGACCATGGACACAATCAGGACGAACTACAGAAGAGAAATACAATCATTACCAGGTCACAGAGAAGCTGAGAATCAGACTCTAGCGAATACCGAAAATTTTAGATTAGAATCGTGAAATCGTCGAGTGTCGGGAAACCGAGATGACTTTTCAGAAGATTTTTCGTCATTTTCGTTTAGCTATAAACGGCGTCAGAAGAAaccgcaagagagagagagacgattaAAAGAGACAAAGTCTGAAATCAAAACGGAAATTCCGTTTTAGGAATAATGATTTCCAATGATACTCGACGGAAAATGGAACAATTCTTCAAGATTTTTCAAGGCGACCGTGATATTGTCGATAGATAGGAAGTGATAAAGGATGAAAAGTGAATGAAGGACTTTCATTGTTACGTGAAAAGTATGTATTAGTGCAGGGGCGTaactgggattttgatcccggAAGCCAACTGCTGGCCTTTATATAGAGCCAGAAAAACTCAGGGTCCGATCGTGTTCGGGCCAAACAGCTGTTGCTTCCATTCGCCATGCCCCTGTATTAGTGG
This genomic window from Solenopsis invicta isolate M01_SB chromosome 13, UNIL_Sinv_3.0, whole genome shotgun sequence contains:
- the LOC105199592 gene encoding neuroligin-4, X-linked codes for the protein MTSSILALLSLILATAGAELSSRIVRTKYGELSGVIVTLDRYLEGVEVFRGVPYASPPIGSLRFMPPVSGALWHGVKVADKFGPVCPQKLPELSDKMPKGRVEYLKRLLPYLKNQSEDCLYLNIYTPVQAGARDGGSRRYPVIVFVHGENYEWSSGNPYDGSVLASYGGVVVVTINYRLGILGFLNANTDSHLRSPANYGLMDQIAALHWVQENIAYFGGDPKNVTLVGHGTGAACVNFLMTSHAVPDGLLFHRGVLMSGSALSPWALVRGAANYAMQVAKHLNCSSVAEDPQALLKCLRDVSLSELVSVPVKGLEFAPAFGPSIDGVVIDPGDPEDQDYTLQVDTINTLNNILLRKDVVAKLSRYDLMVGVVRSEAYFSLTADDAQYGIEADRRTKILREFVRNTYTYHQPEILATIINEYTDWERPVQHPVNIRDETLEALGDANTVAPATRTADLHSQSHRNSYLYVFDYQTKFGDYPQRPGCIHGEELPYFFGAPLVGGLSHWPKNYTRAEIALSESVILYLTNFARTGNPNEGTPDPGPLSSRPERTKFKNIDWTAYEAVHKKYLSIELKSKLKNHYRAHRLSFWLNLVPDLHKPGSDDVPRSHHLLDAEQVPPRFIQRVPTTARTTTLEVTSIEKSSTNVSTAMPSDITFEDTTALPEDGFAAYSTALSVTIAIGCSLLILNVLIFAGVYYQRDKSNHQHHGCSKKRQENGQMPNNICGELETKTAERHHIQHIPPPEFADLQNNTCHVPMPPPPPKNTKPGKPGQNLIISPNQLQQESLAMTGTGTLKKGHNHPQVMEELRV